One Drosophila ananassae strain 14024-0371.13 chromosome Y unlocalized genomic scaffold, ASM1763931v2 tig00000097, whole genome shotgun sequence DNA window includes the following coding sequences:
- the LOC123258178 gene encoding collagen alpha-1(I) chain-like produces the protein MELGRSRWAEPGQRRRTTGEPGTTSSKKEEEEEPGPAEGGRYPGTGKGQEQLQGVLRCSRERRARGACRAGPPGGAVGPGRANKEDDGATGVAKPEVAAGEVTHPAPTGAEGEGGRGGAMDARSMGVASPEGEAGAGEASLLPGEEASETGAQKSRIGRRWRSSARAQLAARAEKEGGGRGPEEERKVGWSVVWQIGPESFRVRGGQNGIRVTRKL, from the exons ATGGAGTTAGGGCGATCCCGGTGGGCAGAGCCAGGAcagaggaggaggaccaccggcGAGCCAGGAACTACAAGCTctaagaaggaggaggaggaggagccaggacCGGCGGAAGGCGGACGCTACCCTGGCACTGGCAAGGGCCAGGA GCAGCTGCAGGGCGTGCTGCGATGCTCCAGAGAGCGGCGCGCCAGAGGTGCCTGCAGAGcagggccacccggcgggGCCGTTGGGCCAGGACGCGCGAATAAGGAGGATGACGGGGCCAcgggagtggccaagccggaagtggcagccggcgaggTCACCCACCCCGCACCCACAGGAGCCGAAGGAGAAGGAGGCAGAGGAGGAGCCATGGACGCgaggtccatgggtgtggccAGCCCCGAAGGAGAGGCCGGGGCTGGAGAGGCAAGTCTCCTGCCCGGAGAAGAGGCCTCCGAGACCGGTGCTCAAAAGAGCAGAATCggcaggagatggaggagcaGTGCCCGAGCACAACTGGCCGCCAGAGCTGAAAAggaaggtggaggaagaggcCCGGAGGAGGAGAGAAAAGTCGGGTGGAGTGTGGTCtggcagatcgggccagaGAGTTTTCGGGTGCGCGGCGGACAAAACGGAATACGCGTCACCCGAAAACtgtaa